TGGCTTGCGGCTTATCGGCTTGTTGCGGAGCCTTGGGCTGCTCGGCCTTTGCCGCGGATGTTTCCGCTACCTTCGGCTGTTCCGCCTGGGTGTCGGCCTTGGCTTGCGGCTTATCGGCCTGTTGCGGAGCCTTGGGCTGCTCGGCCTTTGCCTCGGATTTCTCCTCTACCTTCGGCTGCTCCGCTTTGACGTCGCTTTCCTTGCGCTCTGCTTCAGCCTGCAGACGTTGCTGCTCGGCGATAGCATCCGGCTTCACCGCATGAGTGCGGGTGCGGTTACGCGGGTTGTTGCGCGTACGCTTTGGCTTGCCATTATCTGCAGTTTCGCTGGCCGGGCTGTCGGTGCGACGGTTGTCGTTCCGGCTCTCAGCGCTCTTGCGGCTGTCCTGGTTGCGACTATCCTGACTGCGTGAATCCTTGTCCTGGCCGCGGTTGTCCTGACTACGTGAATCCTTGTCCTGACCGCGGCTGTCTTGATGGCGAGTGTCTTGACTACGAGAGTCCTTATCCTGCTGGTTACCGCCACGGCGCGAGCGATTGCCGCGATTATCGTTGGCGTCCTGTGCAGAAGACGCGCCAGTGTCCTGGCTCGACTTGCCACGATTGTCCTGTTGGCGACGATCCTGAGACGGGCGACGATCCTGTTGACGGTCTTCCTGGCGAGCCTCGCTGGACTGGGTGTTGCTGCGGTTATCCTGTTGACGGGACCGGTCATTACGCTGATTGTTGCGACGATTGCGCTGACGGCCATCGCTGGACTGATTGCTGCTACGTTCGCTGGGACGCTCCGTGGATGTGGAACGGTCTTTGGTCGAGCGCTGTGAGGGCTGCTGCTGGCTGGTGTTGTCGTTGGCCTGTTCCTGTTCCTCGCCACCGAGGAAGCGAGCAAAGCCTTTTACCAGACGACCAAACAGGCCGGCATTCTGCAGCTCGGGCGTAGTCTGGGGGGAGGCGGAGGCAGCGGAGGCAGTGGCTCGGGGCGCAGAAGAGGCTCGAGCCGCCACGGGAGCCGGCTCTTTCTGCAGTGAGGCAGGCGCCGGTTCATTGTGAACCACGCTTTTGACAGCGGCTTCTGCGCGCTGGATGGGCTTGCCGAATGAGGCCTCGGGCTCCTTGCCGACTTCGGTGTCCATGGACAGCTCGAAGCTGGAGGTGTGTGCGGTGCCTTCGTCGTCGACATGGTCGTCACGCAGACGCTGAACGTCGTAGTGCGGCGTATCCATTTCGGGATTGGGCAGTACCACTACGCGCACACCCTGACGGCGCTCCACGTCGGCGAGGATAGTGCGCTTCTCATTGAGCAGGTAGGTGGCTACCGGCACTGGAAGGATGGCGCGAATCTGAGCGCTACGCTCCTTCATCGCTTCTTCCTCGATCAGGCGCAGTACCGACAGTGACAGTGAACGCACGTCACGAATGGTACCTTGTCCGTCACAGCGAGGGCAGACGGCACCACTGGTTTCGCCGAGAGAAGGGCGCAGACGTTGGCGCGACATTTCCATCAGGCCGAAGCGTGAGATGCGTCCGATCTGGACACGGGCGCGGTCGAGCTTGAGGGCGTCGCGTGCACGGTTTTCAACTTCGCGCTGGTTGCGTGCCGGGCCCATGTCGATGAAGTCGATCACCACCAGGCCACCGATATCACGCAGGCGCAATTGGCGGGCAATCTCGTCGGCCGCCTCGAGGTTTGTCTGCAGCGCAGTCTCTTCGATGTCACTGCCACGCGTGGCGCGGGCTGAGTTGATATCGATGGAGACCAGGGCTTCCGTATGATCGATGACAATGGAGCCGCCCGAAGGCAGTTTGACTTCACGCTCGTAAGCCGTCTCGATCTGGGACTCGATCTGGTAGCGCGAGAACAGCGGCACCTCGTCAGAATACAGTTTGATCTTCTGCTGATAGGACGGCATCACCTGGCGAATGAAGGCCAGTGCTTCCTGGTGGACCTCCGGGCTATCAATCAAGACTTCGCCGATGTCCTGGCGAAGGTAATCGCGCATTGCGCGAATGATGACATTGGATTCGCGATAGATCAGGAAAGGGGCAGGGTGCTTGGCCGCCTCCTCAGTGATCGATTCCCAGACCTGTACCAGGTAGTCGAGATCCCACTGCAGCTCTTCAGGGCTGCGACCGATGCCGGCAGTGCGGACGATCAGGCCCATCTTGTCCGGCACGGTCAGTTGGCCCATGGCTTCCTTGAGCTGACTGCGTTCTTCGCCTTCAATACGACGAGAGATGCCACCGGCACGAGCATTGTTGGGCATCAGGACGAGAAAGCGGCCTGCCAGACTGATGAAGGTCGTCAGTGCGGCGCCTTTGTTGCCACGCTCTTCCTTGTCGACCTGGACAATGACTTCCTGGCCTTCCTTGAGGACTTCCTTGATGCTGGGGCGGCCTGAAGTTTCCTTGAGAAAATA
This Halomonas huangheensis DNA region includes the following protein-coding sequences:
- the rne gene encoding ribonuclease E, whose translation is MKRMLINATQPEELRVALVDGQRLYDLDIESGAREQKKANIYRGKITRVEPSLEAAFVDFGAERHGFLPLKEVAREYFLKETSGRPSIKEVLKEGQEVIVQVDKEERGNKGAALTTFISLAGRFLVLMPNNARAGGISRRIEGEERSQLKEAMGQLTVPDKMGLIVRTAGIGRSPEELQWDLDYLVQVWESITEEAAKHPAPFLIYRESNVIIRAMRDYLRQDIGEVLIDSPEVHQEALAFIRQVMPSYQQKIKLYSDEVPLFSRYQIESQIETAYEREVKLPSGGSIVIDHTEALVSIDINSARATRGSDIEETALQTNLEAADEIARQLRLRDIGGLVVIDFIDMGPARNQREVENRARDALKLDRARVQIGRISRFGLMEMSRQRLRPSLGETSGAVCPRCDGQGTIRDVRSLSLSVLRLIEEEAMKERSAQIRAILPVPVATYLLNEKRTILADVERRQGVRVVVLPNPEMDTPHYDVQRLRDDHVDDEGTAHTSSFELSMDTEVGKEPEASFGKPIQRAEAAVKSVVHNEPAPASLQKEPAPVAARASSAPRATASAASASPQTTPELQNAGLFGRLVKGFARFLGGEEQEQANDNTSQQQPSQRSTKDRSTSTERPSERSSNQSSDGRQRNRRNNQRNDRSRQQDNRSNTQSSEARQEDRQQDRRPSQDRRQQDNRGKSSQDTGASSAQDANDNRGNRSRRGGNQQDKDSRSQDTRHQDSRGQDKDSRSQDNRGQDKDSRSQDSRNQDSRKSAESRNDNRRTDSPASETADNGKPKRTRNNPRNRTRTHAVKPDAIAEQQRLQAEAERKESDVKAEQPKVEEKSEAKAEQPKAPQQADKPQAKADTQAEQPKVAETSAAKAEQPKAPQQADKPQAKADSQAEQPKVAETSAAKAEQPKAPQQADKPQAKADTQAEQPKVAETSAAKAEQPKAPQQADKPQAKADSQAEQPKVAETSAAKAEQPGAPQQADKPQAKADTQAEQPKVEETSAAKAEQPKAPQQADKPQAKADTQTEQPKVEETSAAKAEQPKALQQADKPQAKADTQVEQPKVEEKSAAKAEQSKTEEASDPGQTAASTASPRRRRRRAHNDPREQGKREPQEARTGESQ